The genomic region ATCTCCCATAATAATAATCATAAAAAAATGACTATGCTCAATACTGAACATAGCCACACATTATTCGTATATTAACGCTTTCCTACGCTGGCATTATCCAGTTCAGGTTTAAGGGTTGACAATATATCTCATACCATCTCTCAGCTTAAAGCACCCCTAGCAAATATTCAATTACAAATCCATTATATATCTAAATTAATCACATTGTCAATTATATCTGTATCTTGGATAATTCTTGATAAGCTTCTACCATTTTATTCCTAATTTCAATAGCTGTCTGAAGTGTAAGTCTAGCTTCTTGCATAGCTATCATAACATTATGAACTTCACTCTCATCCCCTTTTATAAAAGACACAACACTATTATCAGCTCTCTTTTGATAACTATCCAAACTATTTATATAATTGTTTAACATTTCAG from Candidatus Arthromitus sp. SFB-mouse-Japan harbors:
- the fliE gene encoding flagellar hook-basal body complex protein FliE, which encodes MINSISGFNNFNKEILTVGSSRPNVFSEMLNNYINSLDSYQKRADNSVVSFIKGDESEVHNVMIAMQEARLTLQTAIEIRNKMVEAYQELSKIQI